GGGAGAGCTGGGGAACCCGATGGTTGGAGAACGAAAAGAGTGTCAGAAAatgtgagaaacacacacttttaaatgtGTACAATATTACATCAGTCATATTTCTGTACCAGGATCTTATTTCATACCTTTCATCTGAAATTAGGTGCCCAAAAGTTTGGCTCAAAAGCAGTAATTTTACGCGTCTGTATTTTGTCCTTCAGTATTCGCCTGAAAAGCCTGAACGGCCACACAGATATATCGTCTTTGGCCCGGAAGGTCGTGGAAGAATGTCGGCTGATTCACCCGTCCAAACTCAGCGAGGTGGAGCAGCTGCTCTTCTATCTGCAAAACCGCAAACAGTCAAATGGTATTAAGAAGTTTATTTATTGACTGCGTTACAAACAACATTGATGTGTTCACAATTAAGTGTTCCTAAAGGTTAAAGA
This region of Plectropomus leopardus isolate mb unplaced genomic scaffold, YSFRI_Pleo_2.0 unplaced_scaffold12621, whole genome shotgun sequence genomic DNA includes:
- the LOC121963812 gene encoding kinesin-associated protein 3-like; the encoded protein is KVKGCTLDVHPTERALVVQYEVEATVLGELGNPMVGERKECQKIIRLKSLNGHTDISSLARKVVEECRLIHPSKLSEVEQLLFYLQNRKQSNDNQEKKHISPRDFTPYAGVE